GGAGACCGGACTCGCCTTCCGGGAGGCCGACAACCACTTCGAGGCGCAGGCGGCCCACGACGCGATGAACGAGGCTCACGGCGCCCTCCGGACGGTCGCGGGCTCGATGAACAAGATCGCCAACGATCTCCGGTTGCTGGCCTCCGGCCCCCGAAACGGTCTCGGCGAGGTCGAACAGCCGGAAAACCAACCCGGCTCGTCGATCATGCCCGGCAAGATCAACCCGGTCGTCGCCGAGTCGGTCAACCAGGTCCACAAACAGGTCGTCGGCAACGACGCTGCGGTCTCGGCGGGGGCCGCCCGCGGCGAGATCGACCTGAACCTATATAAACCGGTGCTCGCGCACAACTTCCTCGAGAGCGCCGGCCTGCTCGCCAACGCTGCTGAGACGTTCGGCGAGCGCTTCGTCGGCAAACTCGAGGCCAACGCCGACTACTGCCGGACCCAGGTCGATCAGTCGATGGCGCTCGCGACGGCGCTCAACCCGGCGATCGGCTACGACAAGGCCTCGAAAGTCGCAAAGAAGGCCCTCGCCGACGGCAAAACGGTCCGGGAGGTCGCCGTCGAGGAGGGATACCTCACTGAGGCCGAGGCTGACGACGTCCTCGACCCCCGCGCGATGACTGAGCGGGTCATCCTCGGCGACGACTGAGGCGGGTCGACGCCGCTTCCGGCGGAAACAAACGACTGATGTCCTGGCGAAGTCCCTGGGTGCTCCGGGACGTTCCCGGTCTCGATGCCGGCCGGAACGGATCACTCGATGTGTCTCGACCGGTCTGCCGTGCGTCAGGCGCTTATATATAAATTTAGTGGCCGATGTTCGGGCGATGAAAAGCCGAGGAGGGCGTATATACGTGTGGTGTGTACGAAAATATATGTCGGAGATGGAGTCACCGGCGGGAATCAGCGGGACGGACAACGAGGATTCGATCACGGTGTCGCAGTTGCGCGCCGAACTGAACGGGACGGGCAAATCGGAGGCGCCGGGGACGGCGGTCTCGGAAGTCGTCGGCGAGGTGGAGACGTCGTTGTTCGGGGCGGAGGCGTTCAGTTTCGAGGAGACACACGTCAAATCCTCGCTGGACGAGTTGTTAGTGTCGCTGGTGGCGTTGCGAAGCGCCGACACCCACGGCAAACAGCTGCTGGACGATCTGGCCCAGGAGTTCGATACGATTCTCAGCCCCGGAACCGTCTACCCGCGCCTGCACGACCTCTGTGACGAGGCCGTTCTCGAACAGCGCGAACTCGTCAAGACCAAAGAGTACACCCTCGACGACGCCGCCACCGCCCGCGAGGACGTCGCCGAAGCCGCCCGCCAGCACCTCGCGCTCGGGATGGTCCTGCGGGCCGCCCTCGAGGAAGGCGACTTCGA
The genomic region above belongs to Natronomonas moolapensis 8.8.11 and contains:
- a CDS encoding helix-turn-helix domain-containing protein: MSEMESPAGISGTDNEDSITVSQLRAELNGTGKSEAPGTAVSEVVGEVETSLFGAEAFSFEETHVKSSLDELLVSLVALRSADTHGKQLLDDLAQEFDTILSPGTVYPRLHDLCDEAVLEQRELVKTKEYTLDDAATAREDVAEAARQHLALGMVLRAALEEGDFE